A section of the Festucalex cinctus isolate MCC-2025b chromosome 9, RoL_Fcin_1.0, whole genome shotgun sequence genome encodes:
- the wfs1b gene encoding wolframin: MDTSSPSGISTPSSSLPAAVRSEPPSPKLTMPNTPTTPPSSSTTSSQSAPRPYQRSSSFPTSTALPHRSPVRTPSQLARAQLNAASSATAGTSATEEPEEEVSLEEVAEKAKSGDAKAQTKMGRFFLALARERDEELNHCTAVTWLVQAAKQGRKDAVKLLQQCLASRQGITLENYEEVKKLCMETRFERGVRKAALLMYWKLNPERKRSVAVSEMLENVEHVHTDQDKPASQGPLNSSAKKQRRVLQTMVTSESITFVGMDEFVEMTKKYAQGMAPPPEMAGVSGSDEDDDDDVVKNPDELPLHQKMLKFPLHALLEIKEHLIDWASRAGMQWLSALIPTHHVNALVFFFIISNLTIEFFIFLIPLLVFYLSFFSMIICTLRVFQNSKAWENFRALTDLLAHFEPGLDLEQAETNFGWTHLEPYLYFLLSVVFVVFSFPVADKSWIPCSELAAVALFFTVTAFLSLHASAKLFARKALLTEVLSGACSLTHLLPESFWPLRIIGRTFVSVPLGDIVALNIGVPCALYSHLVYLLFRMAQLRGFKGTYLCLVPYLVCFTWCELCLVFLNNASAIGLMRTCAGYFLFLFALPVLSLGLAAMLVIQLLQWFVALEITKMAVTLTVCFVPVVLRLWTRFSLNPVAVFRSLSRSSIVKLILVWLSAVLLFCWMYVYRSEGMKVYNSTLTWPEYSNMCGPRAWKESNMAQTQILCSHLEGHRVSWTGRFKYVRVTDIENGAQSVINLLPVLVGNWMRCLYGQPYPACDKTQEPPLGPHPFRAPPLQDPLCKLKQLAKHECHVKRFDRYKFEVTMGMPQERKTKNGTVVEDEDATKDIVLRASNEFKSVLLHLNTGSLVEFSTILEGRLGSKWPVFELKAIHCLSCGSARLSSRRQYKIEHDWRRTAQSALQFGFDFFFNPFLTAQLRQQSETETDAVMEVTG; this comes from the exons ATGGACACATCATCACCATCAGGCATATCAACTCCCAGCAGTTCTCTTCCCGCTGCTGTTCGGTCAGAACCTCCCTCTCCTAAGCTCACCATGCCGAACACTCCAACCACGCCGCCGTCCTCCTCGACTACCTCCTCCCAGTCTGCGCCTCGTCCTTATCAGCGCTCGTCTTCGTTCCCCACGTCTACCGCTTTGCCACACCGCTCGCCCGTCAGGACCCCTTCTCAGCTGGCTCGAGCTCAGCTCAATGCGGCCTCCTCGGCCACTGCCGGAACGTCAGCCACAG AGGAGCCAGAGGAGGAAGTCAGTCTTGAAGAAGTGGCTGAGAAGGCAAAGTCAGGTGATGCTAAAGCGCAGACCAAG ATGGGCCGTTTCTTCCTGGCTCTGGCTCGAGAAAGAGACGAGGAACTCAACCACTGCACTGCGGTCACCTGGCTGGTCCAGGCCGCTAAGCAGGGCCGCAAGGATGCCGTGAAGCTGCTGCAACAATGCTTAGCCTCCAGGCAAG GCATCACTCTCGAGAACTACGAGGAGGTGAAGAAGCTGTGCATGGAAACCCGTTTCGAGAGGGGGGTTCGGAAAGCGGCCCTGCTCATGTACTGGAAGTTGAACCCGGAGAGGAAGAGGTCGGTGGCCGTTTCGGAGATGCTGGAGAATGTAGAACACGTCCACACTGACCAAG ACAAACCAGCCTCCCAAGGCCCACTAAACAGCTCTGCGAAGAAACAGAGGAGAGTTCTGCAGACAATGGTGACTAGCGAGT CCATCACTTTTGTGGGGATGGATGAATTTGTGGAGATGACAAAGAAGTACGCTCAGGGAATGGCGCCGCCTCCTGAAATGGCGGGCGTGTCCGGCAGCGACgaagatgacgacgacgacgtggtGAAGAATCCGGACGAGCTGCCCTTACACCAAAAG ATGTTGAAGTTTCCACTTCACGCTCTGCTGGAGATCAAGGAGCACCTCATCGACTGGGCATCGCGGGCGGGCATGCAGTGGCTCAGCGCCCTCATCCCCACGCATCACGTCAACGCGcttgtcttcttcttcatcatctccaACCTCACCATCGAGTTCTTCATCTTCCTCATTCCCTTGCTGGTTTTCTACCTCTCCTTCTTCTCCATGATTATCTGTACGCTGCGAGTATTCCAG AATTCCAAAGCCTGGGAGAACTTTCGGGCCCTAACCGACCTGCTGGCTCACTTTGAGCCTGGTCTCGATCTGGAACAAGCTGAGACCAACTTTGGATGGACACACTTGGAGCCCTACCT GTACTTCTTGCTGTCGGTGGTCTTCGTGGTGTTCTCCTTCCCGGTGGCCGACAAGTCGTGGATCCCGTGCTCCGAGCTGGCGGCGGTGGCTCTCTTCTTCACCGTCACCGCCTTCCTCAGCCTCCACGCCTCCGCCAAACTGTTCGCTCGCAAAGCCCTACTCACGGAAGTCCTCTCGGGGGCCTGCTCCCTCACTCACCTGCTGCCAGAGTCCTTCTGGCCGCTCAGGATCATCGGGCGGACGTTCGTCTCGGTGCCTCTGGGCGACATCGTGGCGCTGAACATCGGGGTGCCCTGCGCCCTCTACAGCCACCTGGTCTACCTCCTGTTCCGCATGGCGCAGCTGAGAGGCTTCAAGGGGACTTACCTGTGCCTGGTGCCGTACCTGGTCTGCTTCACGTGGTGCGAGCTCTGCTTGGTGTTCCTCAATAACGCCTCCGCCATCGGCCTCATGCGGACTTGCGCCGGCTACTTCCTCTTCCTGTTCGCGCTGCCCGTTCTCTCCCTGGGCTTGGCGGCGATGCTCGTCATCCAGCTCCTGCAGTGGTTCGTGGCCCTGGAGATCACCAAGATGGCCGTCACGCTGACCGTCTGCTTCGTGCCGGTTGTTCTGAGGCTTTGGACCCGCTTCAGCCTGAACCCCGTTGCGGTGTTTCGCTCTCTGTCCCGGAGCAGCATCGTCAAACTCATCCTGGTGTGGCTCAGCGCCGTGCTGCTCTTCTGCTGGATGTACGTGTACAGGTCGGAAGGCATGAAGGTGTACAACTCCACCCTCACGTGGCCCGAGTACAGCAACATGTGCGGGCCGCGGGCGTGGAAGGAGTCCAACATGGCGCAAACGCAGATCCTCTGCTCGCACCTGGAAGGCCACAGGGTGTCCTGGACGGGCCGCTTCAAATACGTGCGGGTGACGGATATCGAAAACGGGGCGCAGTCGGTCATCAACCTGCTTCCCGTGCTGGTGGGGAATTGGATGCGGTGTCTGTACGGTCAGCCGTACCCTGCGTGTGACAAGACGCAAGAACCCCCGTTGGGGCCTCACCCTTTCCGGGCCCCGCCGCTCCAAGACCCCCTCTGCAAACTCAAACAACTCGCCAAACACGAATGCCACGTCAAGCGCTTCGACCGCTACAAGTTCGAAGTCACCATGGGCATGCCGCAAGAGCGGAAGACCAAGAACGGGACGGTGGTGGAGGACGAAGACGCCACCAAGGACATCGTCCTGCGCGCCAGCAACGAGTTCAAGTCGGTGCTGCTGCACTTGAACACGGGCAGCCTGGTGGAGTTCAGCACCATCCTGGAGGGACGTCTGGGCTCCAAGTGGCCCGTTTTCGAGCTGAAGGCCATTCACTGCTTGTCGTGCGGCAGCGCCCGCCTGTCCAGCCGCAGACAGTACAAGATCGAGCACGACTGGAGGCGCACGGCCCAGAGCGCCCTGCAGTTTGGCTTCGACTTCTTCTTTAACCCTTTCCTGACCGCACAACTGCGACAACAGTCTGAAACCGAAACCGACGCTGTGATGGAAGTGACGGGGTAG